GAAACCAAAGCCCATTGCACTTGATGTTTCAGGCTCGAACTGTAACAGTTATCACTGAAAAGTGAGATACGGAAATTTAGAAACAAGAGCTTATTTAACAAACAGGgcaagcaaacatcagaacacCTCccataacacacacacacacacacacacccaaaaaaaaaaaagtacagaGGACACACCTTAAACTAATAGGCTTAAAAGCAGTAGTAATCAAGATACTGATTAACTTGAAGAACCAAGGGTAAACTCTCTTTCAAAAAGAGGTAAAACCGTAAAAGAGGATGTCAAACCCCTCTCTCCAAGTCCAATCAGCAAAATCCACAGATATACACACTATATGCACACAAAAAACATTTTGTACACATAGTTCagaattttcttctctttttgggGAGAACAAACCCCTAGAGTTGCAACCTACTCATGGTTTGTTTTAGTCATTGTCACCAAAGGAAATTTACTGAATTGTGGTTTATAAAAGtcaacaataaacaaaaaaaaagtctattCCTTCGCTTAGGCCTGCTATCCTTGTAGAGAGGGCTTGCCAACCATGCCCAAAAGAATACCCTGTCATTTTCCAGAAATATCATGAAGACACACAACAGGGATTTTAAAACTGAAAGCATAAACTTACATTTAGGGCAGCATCATTAAGCTGTAGCTTCTCTAATGCATCACGCAGCTCAGGAAATCTGTACAAAATGGCCATACAAGCATTATcacaataagcaaaacacaTGAAAAGCAGTTATAAGCAATTACACAATCTCCTACTGATCAGCATCAACAGGAAACAGGCCACAGAACACCATTGGAGTAGCTTCCTCATATCCAGGCAGGGAATTCTTCGCCCTTCTAGCAGAGTGAGTGATGGTATCACCAACCCGTGCATCTGCTACAGATCTTATAGATGCCGCGAGGTACCCAACCTAAAGAAGAATATTTTAGACATCACAACTGCATTATTTATGGATGTTGGAttgaaaaatcacaaaaagGATGCTTCCAGTTACTTGCACATAATGTTCTTCAAATACTTAAACACCAGTTCCACTTCAGAGATTAATGATGCGAAGAGCTTGAGCATATTACCAAGCAAGAAGCTTTCAGATGATTATCTTTTCATGTGAAAACCATAATCAAGCTAGATTCTGTTCTTTTAAAAGCATCTATTTTCTAGTTTATTTTAAGACAGCGTTTAGAGCCATGAATTTCTTTAAGGGAAAAAGAACAACTAAATCAACCATGTACCATGACTTATACCTCGCCAGCATATAGTTCATCAACCTGCAATTGATCTGGTGACAAGACACCAATTTCATCAGCATAGTACTCCTGCATTCAAGATTATTGAAGAATACGTAACTATACTGCAATACACTGATAACACAGagatcttgaaaaaaaaggggaaaaatacagcaaaattttaaaaatcataaaatcctaaaaattataaaataaatgagaaactaataagataacattaaaaaaagtaCATAACGTACATAATAAATCTCAgttcatcttaaaaaaatcatagttcataaatgataaaatcatagaAGTAAAACAAGGACAACTGAAAATAAGGCCTCAGCTGAATAGCTATGCACAACAGCATAATATTTATTAATGAGACATTGAATCTCACGTCTATAAACTATGAAATGTTAACTACTATTAAATTATGGTGTTATATTAACCCCTTCTATAGAATCGAAACATCGAAGTAAAAAATCAGTCTTCAGCCGAAGAGCTATGCACAAAATATGAAACCgacagaaataaaaaaaattcagaaatacaCATAACACATTAACTATTCCAAGGcacagaaaatgcaaaaaaaaagaccaaagaGTTTCTAAAAGAGAATGCACAACTTAGTTTCTAACGGACAGAGTTTCTGATGGACAGAATGCacagctaaaaaaaaaaaaccaaaacggCCAACAAAAAGCCAAGGCACAATAAACCAAAAAATCCAACACAATGCAAATAGATCGAAAAATTCATCGTTTGTAACCAAATCCTACCACTGTGGCTGCTACTCGCCAGTCGAAGATCTGCTGGGTGCCGGAAAAGTGAAAACGCACCTGTCCGTCGGCAAGTACCACAGTTGTGGCTGCCACTCACCATAAATCGCTCAAGGGAGAATCGCCGGTGAGTTTTGCCGTCGAAAAGGCGTGTCAAAAGTAGGAAATTTACAAAACCCTAAAATGCCGATGAGTTTTCCCATTTCTTCGTCCACTGATTTcctctttgttgatgaaggcaTTCTCACTTTTAATGTTTAAGTGTCATAAAATTTATTGCACATGTaccattaaaattttttaaaatatacaaatgatgcCACCGTCctcccaaaaagaaaagaagtcaaAAAAAGACGTGTCTTTTCGTTTCGACTGTTTTTTTGAAATAGTcacattttttatgcattttttcaaaaatatcacgcTTTTTGTGACTTTATTATTAGAACAGATACAAACATGGCAGGACCACTCGTGCTCAAAATTTGCCAAGCCAAAAGGCCGAAACTTTTTCCGAACATGTTACTTTCTTCCctttgaaaagaaacaaagttcaAACGAAATACCAACTATTTCTCACAACTatagtttataaaagtatgtgaTAGACCATCCTTAATCCATCTTCAATTGAACATATTAGAAAAGCTCTGATGAACACCCACTTACCTTTCCACTAGCCATAAAGTATATATTGTCTCCTTTTCTTATAGTACCATCAACAACTCGGAAATACACTATAACACCTCTGTATGGATCATAATagctgcaaaaaaaaatcaacaagaacATCAAATACTATAACCGATGCACAGAAATGCAGAAGTGAGGgaacaacaaaatttctaatcTGTATGGGAAAGAAAAGGGTAATTCATATGAGAAAAAGAATTCAAGGCCATAGATAACATCAAGAAGGGTGAAATAATGATCATAGGACTGCTTCTTGAGTCAAGGCAATAGTCAGGACTTCAAATTCCAATTTCACAAATTAAAAATGCCATCGTAAACATCTCCAACTTTAACATATAATCCTTTAGGAAAGTTCATAAGAAacacttatgaaaaaaaattaaaagtatataaaagaggtttcttttaaatatcaaaatataGTTGCTATATTTGTAATTTGATCAATCATATGTATTCTTATTTTTCCCAAATGTAGGCAATGCTTGCAGCTACATTCTCAAATAATTCCCTAAATTAGTTTTAGCCTTTTAGGAAAGTCAAGTCAAACAAGAATATAGCTGCCAAAACTGGAATACATTTCCCTAGCTTGGTTAAAAGGAGCAAGAAACTATTGCAGTATTTTATGGTGAGAATCAAATTTCCTGTACTCGCCTTATAAGGATATAAGTGATCCCGATTATCATATTTTGGTAAACTCGATTCAATTAGTTTTCTGATATCCTCCAATAGTTGCAGCATTTAGTCATTGAGAAATGGAAAGTAAAATAATCAGTCACTATGTTCTCAAAATGTATGTAATTACACTCTTTCTGAGAATATTCATTTTGAGAGACATCAGAAAAAAGAGATCCATCACCTCACTGAGAGGTCATATGACTAGGCCTGCCAAATTACAGTAGAAAATGCACAGCACTGAGACACAATCAGCAGCTCTGGCATGTTATCCTCTTGCCAGGCAGGTCTAGGGGTACATTCAACATGGGACTTTAACCGCATTGTATTGTCCGACACTCTGAACATCAATTAACCGAATATTTTGGAAGATCATGCCAGAGAATGTTTGGAATTTCAACATTGTGCCTATTGCAGTAAAAggcaaaagaaataaaatgcagCCATGTCTATAACTATCAAAAAACAGAGATGGGTGTAGTGTGTTCAAAAAAACAATAAGCCCATTAAACAGAACAAATGACAaccaaaataatgtttatgcAGCACGATGTCAAGCATTTATTCAATCTTGCTTAATAGATGCCTGTCAAATATGAGTGCTCGGAGAGGCTCTTTTGAGGTATCTTGAGGAGGTGGAATCTTTTTCACAATAGCATTCAGAATATCTATTATTCCCACTCCTTCCTGtaccaaaaaagagaaaaagaatatcAGGTCTTCCCATACAGATACTGTAAAAGCAGAATCTggtagaaatattttaaaagatttgTGTATTCGCCTGCCACTGTTTCATTTAGAGAAACAAACTAATAGAACACTTTCAATAGGCACCAAAACAAACTAATAAAATACTTTCAAAAGACACTGAAGTTGGATAGGAACaactcaaaagtcaaaactacCTTAGCAGAACATAGAATGGCATCACTGCAATCCAAACCAACGACCTACAAATCAAACAGGAAGTATCTCAGAACATTTCCCTCTAACATTAAGAATCTAACCTCACACTTAAACTTTGCatctttttcacttcttttaCTATTTCTTGCATGTAGATGAAATTACAAATAACTAGTGCAAAGGTCCCTAAAGAAGACTTAGGCATAACCATTGCCAATACTTTGCACATAGTTGAAAATAGGGAGGCTTTAGAAGACCTCCATTTCCAAATTTGAAAGTTCTCTAAGTGTTATCCATAACTCAAACTCTAAATAAATGTTGGAGGAATATATTAGAAAATTCATCATATAGTATGATCAACTAACCTCTTCTATTTCTTGCATAACACGACTTGGTTCTGCACCTGGAAGATCAATTTTGTTCAACACCTATACAATATAAGAATAACAAGTTAGAACTACATTATGTTAATCAATAAATACTTTTGAGCAATGTATATGCATCCATAATGTTAATATAGGTCTAAGACCAACATATTTCTCAAAGTTTCACCACTGAAACAGCATTTGGTTCTCCAAAATAATTTATTTCTGACAGGATGTCTAATCACATATGAATTCAAGGATACAAAGCAATGAATGAATATCTGTATAATTTTGCTACATAACCATCATGAATCACGTATCTGCTATGTATACCATGGCTATTCTGAAATTTATAGCAGGTAAACCAGTGAAGCAACTCAGGAATTGCACAAACCAACACAGATTGGCTATTACCAAGCCAGGTTTCAGTATTAGCCCATCAGTAACCAAATCTCAGATGAACTGGTTTAGAGTCATGTGATTTGGCTATTCAAAGGTCACTAGTGACGTAATCAGGTTTTAAAGAAACTCTTTTTATGATGTAGGGTCTTAGCAAATGAAGTTTCCTCCCCTTTCATAGGCCACCACTCAACAACTTGGGGTTTGTGCAGTTCCACATtgcaagggaaagaaaaagaagttttaAATATGAATcggaaaattcaaatttaatcaTATTATACTACAAAATTTCAGTTCCTATAGCTCTTACCCTACAAGCTTTGCACAAATTTCAGTTCTTATGCTACAAGATTCAGTTGACATTTTACAGATATTGCAACTTGGTCATGAATTTTCTGGTAAAAGAAACGCTATATAAATTTATAGCCTGACCCAGACAAATAGGTGAGCCAAATTCTAGAGCTGCAACTCAGGCGTCAGCAGAGTCAAGTCCGAACcacaagtttgccaactatgctggAATTATTCTTCAAAAGCTgatcattatatgattaaggatTTATTATGTAATTGATGAGATAAACCCTCGACAATATGGATGTGTTATCTCTATATCCTTTAGTAGCACCAGATGTCTCCAGAGCAACAACAAATATGCTGGTACTTGCTTCTCCAATTCTCTGTTCATAAATTTTCTGTCAACATTCCAATGTCAGCAGGAACATGGCACAACCTACCCATGCAGAAACATGGCTCTAAGAGGCTTCTGCATCACAGTTCCAGAGTAGAAGCTTCAACCAGTAAACTAGTTGAAATCAGCAAATGAAGGTTCCAAAAAAAGGTTTCAGGAGTTATTAATAGTTATGGTATGTATTATTTGAGATAAAGCTACAAATTTGGACCACATATATGTTCATGAAACAAAAGTGAACTTAAACATAGATATGGAATAACTTTCTTAATTGCTGTAGTATCCAGAGATCATAAGATGTTTGGAGACAaatatttcaaacataaaaatgacaCATACAGGGATTATCTCAAGGTTATTTTCCATTGCCAGGTATACATTAGCTAGCGTTTGAGCTTCAACTCCCTGCATCATAGAAAAATGTGCCCTCGATAAGCAGAAACAATTCCCTaacaagaataaaaataaagaaaaacctTTTCGAAAATAAACTTTAAATAGCCATATTGCAGTCATTTAGTCCACTTGAATCAGTAACAGACAACGATAATGCACCTGGGAAGCATCTACAACAAGCAAAGCACCCTCACAAGCTGCAAGAGAACGTGAGACCTGGTCATaacaaacaaatgaaatgatgAACTCTCATTGCAAGGAGCTTTAACCAGGACAATAAGTCATCATGAAATCCAAAGTAGAGATGCTACACAGTTGGCCGAAACTAATATAATGCAATTAGGAATGTATGTTATCAATGATAGAATCACAAAAACAACTTCACATAATCATGTATCCACCACAAACACATTCATTCTGGAGGTGTAACTGGACATATTAAAAGCCACTTGCTTCACAACTATCGTCAGTGATACCCCTAATGGTCTCATCCCACCATGTGACTATAGCTGCCCttgaaatttattaaaaagaaaactcaaatgTGCATCTGCAAATTTAGAATCTCATGAGAAGAGAGGCAATTTTATACCTCATATGAAAAATCAACGTGCCCGGGAGTATCGATTAGATTTAAACAATATGGCTGATTTTCCACAACATAACGCATACGTGCAGCCTGCAAAAAATTGCCAAGGAAATACTATAGTTACATTTATTTCGATAACCAACAATGCAAGAGAATCAATATTTAAAACAATTAGAATATGAAAACTATGCAAAAAAATTATCGTAACAATAATGTACTCAAACATGTCCAGATAAGGAAGAAGTATGGCTACAGAAGATAGTACAGAAGACAATAACAAGCGACAATCTACATCAAATTATACTGCACCTGCAGTTTGATTGTGATGCCTCTTTCCCTTTCTAGGTCCATGTTATCAAGAAATTGATCTTTCATAACCCTCTTATCAACTGTCCCAGTAATCTGTAATAGCTTGTCTGCCAAAGTGGACTTTCCATGATCTATATGGGCGATGATACAAAAATTTCTGATATTTGAAACTGGGACCTGCCAAGTCCAGAAGAGTTAAAAGAATAATTACAGAGTTGCATGTGTTGCATATACATCGCTAAACGTCTTAAAAGATACAACGAAATAAGTTGATGCCCTAACATTTCCATTCTCACGTTCAAATTCCACACGTCAATCTTCTTTGGATTATCTTCTAATAAGTTAGTTATCTGGTATAAGTATAACCACTTGGCATATATCTACATATCTACGCAgttcaaaagaaggaaaaagttatttaaagaaaaaaaaataggaagtTAAATGTGTTACAGACTTAACTTCCCAAAACTAATTTAATAATTTGATAATGttgctcaatttttttatttgtcaaatttttaatttgtcgATGTCTTTAGACTGTGAGAAATCTATGTCTCTCAATGGAGATTTATACGAGAATGTTCTTGATTTTACCTTTTCCCATTAAAAAAAGGATCAGCAACTAAAATAAATTACCAGAATAGACCCAGTGAACTGAACGAGAAAAATATACCATGAGGGCGGCAATGAATTGTTAATCCAAGAAAATCAGATAGTCGGCAGATACGCAAGCTTGACATGCACCTGTTTGAATTCCTTAAATCTCCCTAAGAAAATTGTTCACCAAGAAGGACGAACTTCAAATCCACGGAACGGATTAGAACCATAAAAAGGTTGATGATATTACTACGCCTACCCGTGCAGGAAGCAACTTCTTCTGTGCCAATTTAATCAGCGGGTTTACTGCCGTTTTTTTAATGATTGGGACGCAATCGATATTGCAAAAGCGAGTGTCCTTCAGAGAAATGCCATTCTCTGATAGCTAAAGCCAAAGCTTTGCGACTTGCGAGTGTGCTTCAAGAAATCTTAAAACCGTAACAAAATTCGGCAAACTGTCACTGCTTTGTGTATACTTTAATTGAAAACTCACTGAAACAATAACCAGCCAAGCGAGCAGCCACAACTTCGTTATCGCAGTAAGACTAACCTTTGAGAGACGATATTGACCCGCGTCTGTGGCGGCTTCGTTGTCGAGTGCCTTGGACTCCGTCAGGGACTGGCACACGATTCCGATATTCTCGAAGCGCATGGCCCTCGCGATGCGAGGGCGAGCGACGACGGAGCTCTCCCGGAGACAACGGTGGTGGGCCTTGGCTGCGCGGAGGGTTGCAGCCCTACGATCCAGGGGAAGACGACAATCGCCGCCGAGAGGGAGCTTCCCAAGAGCAGAGAGGTCGAGCGCCATCGTCGCCGGGGAGCGGTTTTCAGATGGCTTGCTTCAGCACCTCTCGTTTTGGGTAGATGTGTCGACGGATGAGATACCGGGAAAATGAGGTGGTTTGCTCCGTGTCTGAATTTTACGGTATTTTTATGTGAACCGGATTGAAACGTATAAACCATAGCCAGACTTGACATGTACCTTTTCGTTCTTTACAATTCTTGATATTGCTTGGAACTTGGTTTGGACCTGGTGCTGTTTCTAAATTTCCTAAAGCACCCAGACACATAGGGCTTAGGTTTTTAAATTTATCAGTCTCTCCTTCTTGCACATGAAACCCAAAGAGTAAATGAGGATGATGGAGTCATAACACGGTGCAAAGGGCTTAGGTTTGGATTAAACTACGTAGGAAATAAGATTCGCATCTAGTCAGACACAGCCGAAGGGAATAAGTAACTTCAAAGTCATGACCGATCCGTTCACCTCACTAACCTTCTTCCAATCGTCTTGAGCAAATTTAACAGGTCAGAAATGACATAAATTCTCCAATAAATTAGTGTTTAAATGTGATACTTCCGCACCGGCTTTTGAGGCATATTgtaaaacaattataaaacacAAAATGGCAGGGTTGAAAAGttccattttctttaatttcatatTAGTTTATATTCTAATGGATGACTActtgataaatgcaatatcttAACTGTATTATAAAGTCGAAAGGCAGTTAAATCGTCACCAGGTGAGAGCAGATGACATGAATAGAAAGCTTGAGCTGAAGATAATCTTTCGTGATTAGACGATTATTATCCTACGGACGAAGACTAAAACAAGGTAAGTCATTCATAATGCTTGAATCAGTAAGAGAT
Above is a window of Nymphaea colorata isolate Beijing-Zhang1983 chromosome 8, ASM883128v2, whole genome shotgun sequence DNA encoding:
- the LOC116258624 gene encoding translation factor GUF1 homolog, chloroplastic, translating into MALDLSALGKLPLGGDCRLPLDRRAATLRAAKAHHRCLRESSVVARPRIARAMRFENIGIVCQSLTESKALDNEAATDAGQYRLSKVPVSNIRNFCIIAHIDHGKSTLADKLLQITGTVDKRVMKDQFLDNMDLERERGITIKLQAARMRYVVENQPYCLNLIDTPGHVDFSYEVSRSLAACEGALLVVDASQGVEAQTLANVYLAMENNLEIIPVLNKIDLPGAEPSRVMQEIEEVVGLDCSDAILCSAKEGVGIIDILNAIVKKIPPPQDTSKEPLRALIFDSYYDPYRGVIVYFRVVDGTIRKGDNIYFMASGKEYYADEIGVLSPDQLQVDELYAGEVGYLAASIRSVADARVGDTITHSARRAKNSLPGYEEATPMVFCGLFPVDADQFPELRDALEKLQLNDAALNFEPETSSAMGFGFRCGFLGLLHMEIVQERLEREYNLTLITTAPSVVYRVNCVNGDTVQCSNPSTLPEPGLRRSIEEPFVKIEMLTPKEYIGPLMELAQDRRGEFKEMKYITEARASITYELPLAEMVGDFFDQLKSRTKGYASMEYSFVGYRESELIKLEIRINADPVDPLATIVHKDKAYAVGRALTQKLKELIPRQMFKVPIQACIGSKVIASESLSAIRKDVLSKCYGGDISRKKKLLKKQAEGKKRMKAIGKVEVPQEAFMAVLKLEKEVV